A genome region from Candidatus Abyssobacteria bacterium SURF_5 includes the following:
- a CDS encoding glycosyltransferase, translating into MNPRKEEKSSSPGSISLCMIVKDEEENLARCVASARGLVWEVNVVDTGSTDATAALARRLGANVKSIQWADDFSGARNASLEMARSEWTLILDADEVLSPDAAPAIRRAIEETDAAGFTLPTRNYTDDASSANFILNDGRFAPAAGFRGWVESRKVRLFRNLPQIRFEGRVHELVEPSIRRVGGKIEPLDVPVHHFGYLKPEALMRAKLARMRRLAEIKCKESPNDYKAHYELGVIEARLGMMEDANFSFEKSLRLEDGFAPAHYDLGVVLLSAGRLREAAEEFEAASQLDPKNYDSLYNLAVTLQRLNREREAESAYRRLLERYPADSKALNNLGALYASIGRVTEAEEAFQKAMKAAPECSSVKANLKRLRQSASCEPPNFPMRPAPSGNAGKSFTLSTCFIVKNEEQQIKRAIESVMPISDEIVVIDTGSADATAEVARSCGAKVERAEWKDDFSAARNAAVESATSDWILVIDADEIIARRDLEKILSLSPAGETWGYSMLTRNYSTDRRIVGWQQVEVSDPYACGQPGWFPSRKVRLFRKVPGVRFEGRVHECVEPSILRAGKRIENIDVPVHHYGYVRGRDAKRRYYLELGKRKAEESPANAQAQYELGIQYLDVGEYGQAEGPLERALELGARDERILLNLAIAKIHLNKLSEAEELLKEVIAANPASACAFYNLGVVLEKSGRLAEAEQRYGKALALDPHDVNALAKLGYVEARAGEFEAARGLLERALALDPDHRIARNNLEYVDAKLKGAHPRRLDLTLNMIVRDEERNLREGLAPIAALFDETVVVDTGSSDSTREVAESLGATVLRHQWNDNFAEARNVALRHSKGKWIFWLDADDRLEPKAVQTLRKFIARGTACGVFFPLDSEIGRGRAQVRNYTLRLFPNKSELKWQGAVHEQVVRSLVSAGVDLVNCPDFTIRHVGYSDDEEVLRKNLRNLKLLSRELANRPKDPYILFALAQGFLFCGQVDAAAGWLRELWRLREEVDMKTWKDVFWLAAVVLSDCAAAGGDSAQAEAWLKEAIELSPQNWLAHFLLGERKFLGGDLEAASPHLETAKSVGVSPTILPLDLKELGEKLNRYLELLEKGLPAKIRKAI; encoded by the coding sequence ATGAACCCTAGAAAAGAAGAAAAGTCTTCATCACCGGGATCGATTTCGCTGTGCATGATCGTGAAGGACGAGGAGGAAAACCTCGCTCGATGTGTTGCAAGCGCTCGCGGGCTGGTTTGGGAAGTCAATGTTGTGGACACCGGTTCGACCGATGCAACCGCCGCACTTGCCCGGCGACTGGGGGCGAACGTGAAGTCGATTCAATGGGCAGATGATTTCAGTGGTGCCCGGAATGCGTCTCTTGAGATGGCGCGGTCTGAATGGACTCTGATTCTCGATGCCGACGAGGTTCTGTCACCCGACGCGGCGCCTGCCATCCGCAGGGCGATCGAGGAGACGGACGCCGCAGGGTTCACGCTTCCAACCAGAAATTATACGGATGACGCGTCCTCGGCCAATTTCATCCTCAATGACGGCAGATTTGCGCCGGCGGCTGGATTTCGCGGCTGGGTGGAATCCCGGAAGGTGCGTCTCTTTCGCAACCTGCCGCAGATACGGTTTGAGGGGCGGGTGCACGAGCTGGTGGAGCCCTCGATTCGGCGTGTTGGCGGCAAAATCGAGCCGCTCGACGTTCCGGTACACCATTTCGGCTATCTGAAACCGGAAGCCCTGATGAGGGCGAAGCTGGCGCGGATGAGGAGGCTGGCCGAGATAAAATGCAAGGAAAGCCCGAATGATTACAAGGCGCACTATGAGCTGGGAGTCATCGAGGCTCGTCTCGGCATGATGGAAGATGCAAATTTTTCATTCGAGAAATCTCTCAGACTGGAGGATGGCTTTGCTCCGGCGCACTATGATCTGGGCGTCGTCCTTTTAAGTGCCGGGCGGCTGAGGGAGGCGGCGGAGGAATTTGAGGCCGCCTCGCAGCTTGATCCGAAGAATTACGACTCGCTGTATAATCTGGCGGTAACGCTCCAAAGACTGAACAGGGAACGGGAAGCCGAGTCGGCATACCGCAGGCTGCTTGAGAGATATCCCGCAGATAGCAAGGCATTGAACAATCTTGGCGCCCTCTATGCTTCGATCGGCCGGGTTACTGAAGCTGAGGAGGCGTTCCAGAAGGCTATGAAAGCCGCGCCGGAATGTTCGAGCGTGAAGGCTAACCTCAAGAGATTACGACAGTCAGCTTCATGCGAACCTCCCAATTTCCCGATGCGACCGGCGCCTTCGGGAAATGCGGGAAAGTCTTTTACCCTCAGCACGTGTTTTATCGTGAAAAATGAGGAACAGCAGATAAAGCGGGCCATTGAATCCGTGATGCCGATCTCCGATGAGATTGTGGTGATCGATACCGGTTCCGCGGACGCCACGGCCGAGGTCGCGCGTTCTTGCGGGGCTAAGGTGGAGCGGGCAGAGTGGAAAGACGACTTTTCCGCTGCGAGAAACGCGGCCGTGGAATCCGCGACTTCGGATTGGATACTGGTGATTGACGCCGATGAAATCATTGCTCGTCGGGACCTGGAGAAGATCCTTTCCCTCTCTCCGGCGGGCGAGACGTGGGGCTATTCCATGCTCACCCGCAACTACTCGACCGATCGCCGGATTGTGGGCTGGCAGCAGGTCGAGGTTTCCGATCCGTACGCGTGCGGACAGCCGGGCTGGTTTCCGTCAAGGAAGGTGAGGCTGTTCAGGAAGGTTCCGGGAGTAAGGTTCGAGGGGCGCGTGCACGAGTGCGTCGAGCCTTCAATTCTGAGGGCTGGAAAGCGGATCGAAAATATCGATGTCCCGGTGCATCATTACGGCTACGTAAGAGGACGGGACGCGAAGAGGCGCTATTATCTGGAACTTGGCAAACGAAAGGCGGAGGAATCTCCCGCCAACGCTCAGGCGCAGTATGAGCTGGGGATACAGTACTTGGACGTAGGCGAATATGGGCAGGCGGAGGGGCCGCTTGAGCGGGCGCTTGAACTTGGAGCGCGGGATGAGCGAATCCTTCTGAACCTCGCGATAGCGAAAATTCACCTGAACAAGCTATCCGAGGCGGAGGAACTGCTTAAGGAGGTTATCGCCGCAAATCCCGCGTCGGCTTGCGCGTTTTATAATCTCGGGGTGGTCCTGGAAAAAAGCGGGCGACTGGCTGAAGCGGAACAGCGATACGGGAAGGCGCTGGCGCTCGATCCTCACGATGTGAACGCGCTCGCGAAGCTCGGATATGTGGAGGCTCGCGCCGGCGAATTTGAAGCGGCGCGGGGACTGCTCGAGCGGGCGCTCGCGCTCGATCCGGATCACCGGATTGCGCGGAACAATCTCGAATATGTTGATGCGAAGCTGAAGGGGGCTCATCCCCGGCGGCTCGATCTGACGTTGAACATGATTGTGAGAGATGAGGAGCGCAACCTCAGGGAGGGGCTTGCGCCGATTGCAGCGCTTTTCGATGAGACCGTTGTTGTCGATACCGGCTCTTCGGATTCGACGAGGGAGGTAGCTGAATCACTCGGAGCTACAGTGTTGCGGCATCAATGGAATGATAATTTTGCGGAGGCGAGAAACGTTGCGCTCAGGCACAGCAAGGGAAAGTGGATTTTCTGGCTGGACGCTGATGATCGTCTTGAGCCGAAAGCGGTCCAAACGCTGCGCAAATTCATTGCGAGAGGGACTGCCTGCGGAGTATTCTTTCCGCTCGACTCCGAGATTGGCAGGGGACGAGCGCAAGTACGAAATTACACGCTGAGATTGTTTCCGAACAAGTCGGAATTAAAGTGGCAGGGGGCGGTCCATGAACAAGTCGTCCGAAGCCTGGTTTCCGCCGGAGTGGACCTGGTAAACTGTCCTGACTTCACGATTCGTCACGTCGGGTATTCAGATGATGAAGAAGTTTTGCGGAAGAATCTGCGAAACCTGAAACTGCTTTCTCGCGAGTTGGCGAACAGGCCGAAGGACCCTTACATTCTTTTTGCGCTTGCGCAGGGCTTCCTGTTCTGCGGCCAGGTGGACGCGGCCGCCGGGTGGCTTCGGGAATTGTGGCGGCTGCGCGAAGAAGTCGACATGAAGACCTGGAAAGACGTTTTCTGGCTTGCGGCCGTTGTGCTTTCAGATTGCGCGGCGGCCGGCGGCGATTCCGCCCAAGCCGAGGCGTGGTTGAAAGAAGCCATTGAGCTTTCTCCTCAGAACTGGCTTGCGCATTTCCTGCTCGGGGAGAGGAAGTTTTTGGGAGGCGATCTTGAGGCCGCCTCTCCGCATCTCGAGACGGCGAAGTCGGTAGGAGTATCTCCGACAATTCTTCCACTCGATCTGAAGGAACTTGGAGAGAAACTGAACCGGTATCTGGAGCTATTGGAGAAGGGCTTGCCGGCCAAAATTCGAAAGGCGATCTGA
- a CDS encoding MerR family transcriptional regulator, which translates to MQAQLQEKPGAAVEQENALTIRRVSDLTGVPPHTLRFWERVMPHVLKPQRTAGGQRRYDRQAVECVLEIKRLSEVHGYSLAAIGRRLKAEVAFSSPPPSVSREVDIRSDLIDSIVLEITALLKERLLRFLQYSPSENEQEQTSYEP; encoded by the coding sequence GTGCAGGCGCAATTACAGGAGAAACCGGGCGCGGCGGTAGAACAGGAAAATGCGCTTACGATCCGGCGCGTCAGCGATTTAACGGGTGTCCCGCCCCATACGCTCAGATTTTGGGAGCGGGTAATGCCGCATGTTCTGAAACCGCAGAGGACGGCGGGGGGACAGCGCCGCTATGATCGGCAGGCGGTCGAGTGCGTGCTGGAGATCAAACGTCTGTCGGAGGTGCACGGGTACTCATTGGCGGCCATAGGGCGCCGGCTGAAGGCGGAAGTTGCCTTTTCTTCTCCGCCTCCTTCGGTTAGCCGGGAAGTCGACATCCGCTCCGACCTGATCGACTCGATTGTTCTGGAGATTACCGCGCTTTTAAAGGAAAGACTTCTGCGTTTCCTTCAATATTCCCCGTCAGAAAACGAGCAGGAGCAGACCTCATATGAACCCTAG